TGACGAGCGCAAAGGCAACGAACGAAAGGGTGATCATGTTGATGAAGTTTTTCTTCCGGACAAGACCCCCATAGAAAAGTCCAACGCCCGGCGTCATGATCATGACGAGCGCCGTTGAGGCGAGGATCCATGCTGTTGCTCCTGTATCAATTGCCATTCATTTCACCTGTGATGAAGACTGTAATGTTCGCGCCAGTCCGGGCCGATTGGTTCCCGGAGGGTGCTGCTGATCAGGGAAAGAATCCGGCATGTGACCGCACTGAAAACCCGGAGCTCCGGAATGTCCCACAAACCGGCGCCTCCCACCATGCCTGATATCATCATGTCTCCCTCCTTTTCCCGATCTCTGGTTAAGTTTTGTAGGAAAGAATATTCGTTCCTACATATTTAAATATTTCTAATTAGAACATATTCTCCGGTGCATACCCGGCATGACAGGAATGCATAATCTGGTTTGCACATGCATTGAGCACCGTCTCAGTGCTTCCGTATATTGGATGGTGTTAGAATGGCACACGCAAATAAACCAAAAAAAATGACAGAAATGACAAAAGAGCAGATCAGTGGAGTTCACGCTCTTATTAAAAAGAAGAATATCCAGATCGTTGACCTGAAATTCAATGACCTGCCGGGCCTCTGGCAGCATTTCTCAATCCCGGCATCGGAACTGAACGGTTCCACGGATCCCAAATCCGGGATCTGGTCGGAAGGGATCGGATTCGACGGGTCCTCAATCAGGGGATTCCAGAAGATCCAGGAGTCCGATATGCTACTCTACCTGGACACTTCCACGGCAGTTGTCGATCCGGTCTGTGAAGTCCCCACGCTCTCGATCATCTGTGATGTCTTCGATCCCCTCACGAAACAGGCGTATACCCGCGACCCCCGGTTTATCGCCCACAAGGCAGAGGATTACCTCAGATCCACCGGTATCGCCGATGAGAGTTTCTGGGGGCCGGAGTACGAGTTCTTCCTTTTCGATGATGTCAGGTACTCCCAGAGTGTCAACCAGGGATCCTATTCCGTAGATTCCATTGAGGGGAGCTGGAATTCCGGCCGGAACGAGCAGCCGAATCTCGGATACAAGCCACGGTACAAGGAAGGATATTTCCCGGTACCTCCCCATGATTCGCTCCAGGATGTCCGGAGCCAGATGATCCTCAGGATGATCGAGACCGGTATCCCTGTCGAAGTGCATCACCATGAGGTTGCTACCGCCGGGCAAAACGAGATTGACATGCGGTACAGCTCGCTTGTCAGGATGGCAGATCACTGCATGATGTACAAGTATATTGTCAAGAACATGGCGCGGGAGTTCGGGATGGTGGCAACGTTCATGCCCAAGCCACTTTTCGGCGATAACGGATCC
Above is a window of uncultured Methanoregula sp. DNA encoding:
- the glnA gene encoding type I glutamate--ammonia ligase; translated protein: MTEMTKEQISGVHALIKKKNIQIVDLKFNDLPGLWQHFSIPASELNGSTDPKSGIWSEGIGFDGSSIRGFQKIQESDMLLYLDTSTAVVDPVCEVPTLSIICDVFDPLTKQAYTRDPRFIAHKAEDYLRSTGIADESFWGPEYEFFLFDDVRYSQSVNQGSYSVDSIEGSWNSGRNEQPNLGYKPRYKEGYFPVPPHDSLQDVRSQMILRMIETGIPVEVHHHEVATAGQNEIDMRYSSLVRMADHCMMYKYIVKNMAREFGMVATFMPKPLFGDNGSGMHTHQSLWKDGKNLFFDPKGYGMISQTAKYYIGGLLKHANALMAFCAPSTNSYKRLVPGYEAPVNLVYSLRNRSAAVRIPMYSENPKSKRIEFRPPDPMCNPYLSFSALLMAGIDGIKKKIDPGQPFEGNTYELEGTAAKKLPTVPGSLEQAIDALEADHRFLLEGGVFTQDVIDVWIEYKRAEMDGVRLRPHPWEFHLYFDM